Below is a window of Zymoseptoria tritici IPO323 chromosome 9, whole genome shotgun sequence DNA.
CGCCGATCTGGTCCCCTTGGCCGCGTTCCTCCCTCGAGCATCTGTGATCTCTCAACAACACATACCACCAAGCACATACCCTCCCCACAGTCCTTCAGACGTCCATCGTTCAGTGTCGCTCGCGGCGCTGGCAACGGTTCACTCCGCGCTTCTTCCTCTGGCCAAGTCGGATGACAATCCTCGAACCTCACAGCATGGTCTCACTTTTTTGTCCCCGGCGAAGCTACTGTCGAAGTGGATGCGATGTTCTGAAGAGCTTAACCCTAAGCGATTTTCTCGGTTTCCACAAGTCTCGCGATGTCCTCTACTCCTCATGTAGAGACAAGCAGCTGGCTTCTTCAACTAGTCTACGCGGACTCTGATCTTGCACGTCAGCGTAGTTGATCTTGCATCGGCGAAAGTGGCGGAATGGTGAAAGAGGATGCTGGACGAAAGAGTTGCTGGTCATGTCCGGTTCTTCCTTAACTCAGCGGCATCATGCGTCGGTTTGATAAGACTTCCGAGGAGGCGCGCGTCGATGCTGCTGGCTGGACTCTTGCTCTGATCACGAATGCACAGTTCTGATGGACTTCACTGGAATGGAATGGGAAAGAGTCGGATGGAAAGTGTCGGGCAGTGCCATCATCGGCGCTGTCTTTAGGATCTGCATTGGCTGGAGGTTTCGGGGTGAGGTCGAGGGTATGTTCGTGGGTGTCTGCAATACCAGGTGCCGGTCGTTGGGTTTCAAGACTGCTCGAGTCTGCATCACTAGCACCTTTACTGGTGTCTCCCGTTGGTTTGATGGCTTCTGCAACAACTTGACTTGAGAGGAACACGGGAAGAGCATAGCAGTGTCCCTTTGAGGACTTCAGCCAACACACAGACGGCGCGATCTTGGATGTTTCATCAATCTGGCACCATCTCACACTCGTCTGAATCGTGCTCGCAATATCTGCAGTACGTAGCGAGGTGAGTGGGCTCACACACAGAGACATCCAGATCTGCGCTGTCGACTCGCACGAGTCCGGCATGCTATAAGCTCCTGCACTCCTTGAAGACTCGACTGGTCTCGTTGCGTGCATTGGTCCATCCTCCATGACAGGTCGTTCAGCTCTTGCAATCTCTTGTCTCTCTACACCTCGATCGGACTTGCAACGCATCAAAGACCTCACGCCATTTCTCGGTCAACACCACCACGCTCACCCCTCGGCCGCGATGCCTGCACACTTCTCCCACCCGCTACACTGCCTTCGCAGAAAGCCAACCACTCTTCACCCCAGCCCATCCCCAGCCCAAGCCATCAAAACCCACACCCCAGCACCTCGCTACCGGCGTGGTTCTCTTCTGAGATTGTCCGATCAGTCGCGTCAATCATCTCCCTCCACGGTCCCCTCGTGGCGGTCGATCGATGAACGCCGAACCCCCCACCCCCTTGCCCTGCCTCTGCTTCTCCGCGGACGAGCAGTGCGTCCCTCGCTCCACTTGCGAGATGGCGAGCGGTTTTTGTAGATGTACTTTGTCCGCTTGCGCCCGTTGGGGTATACTGCCTCTCGAAACCTGGCTGCGAAGCTTTTTTTATGCTTTAACGTCGGGCGGAGAGATGGAATTCAAAGACTTGTCTCTGAGTGGGAGTGCTTATTCACATACGGAGAGATCACGATGCCTGAGGATTTGGAATGTGTGCTAAGAACGACTGGTGAAACGAGCTGGTGTGTTTCGGAGAGCTGAAGATGAGGGTTTGAGAACGAAAGTTGGTGGGTGAGAAGGCGGATGGAAGGAAGGAGTGAGATGGTGCGGGTGTTTCACGGCGATTGCTTTGAAGCTGGACGTTGTTGCATTGCTGACGAACGATGGGATCGGGCTTTGGGACTTCTGACCGCGAAGGCTTTCTGTCATCTGATCGGGCGAACTCTAGCTTTTTGCGACTACTGCGATCGACACTCAGGTCACCGTGCGGGAAACTACGAATTGGCTGTACTCGCCAGCAAACCGGATCACAGGCGTGGAGAAGCGGGACCTCTCTCGAGTGAGGATCAAAGCTTTGGCTTGTCTGTCTTCAATTGCCTGCCGGTCTGCTCGGCAGTATGGCTATTCTTGTGCTCTTGCACGCGTGGTGCTTGTGGAGAGAGACGCTGGCGTGGAAGGCGATGACGAGATAGCTGCGAAAGGTGAAGGGAGCTGGAGTTGAAGGCACTAAGGTCTGTGAACGGGAGTTGGAAGTCGATGCGACAGCATCCGGTGAGCGGGCGGTCTGCATACAAAGCGCAGCGATGCGCTGAGCCGTCTCTCGATCCTGTGAAGGGGAGAGGACGGCCTTTTTCACTTTTTTATAAGTCTCTTCAGAATTTCGTATGTCTGCGCTGATGGAGCTGACTATTTTGACAGGTTTGAGTGTCCTCCGCGGAGATTATGGCCTTCTCTTTTTTTGTGGTCCTAAGCGGCTGGGTTTCCCAACACGCGAGCCGAGCGGATCAGAACCGCAAACGCAATTCCCGTGCAGAAGAAGTAAAGAATACTCCTCAATCGCCTACACACACACCAAACGTCAGCACATCATCACCCACACCCACAAGGTTCAACACCGCTCAAAAACTCACGCCCAAGCCCTCGTCTCCGTCTTGATATACGCGACGGTATACAACACCCGACTAACCATCCACCCGACCACAAACCGATTCAGTCCAACCTGATCCTCACCCAACCTCGCATTGGCGAACAATCCCGCAAACACGGCCGCGACGAACAACGGCATATTTTCCATGTGATTTTTGTGGCAGGCTTTGGCGCGCTCGAAAGCCGCGAGTTCGCGGGGGGGGAGCTTCTTTTTGAGGTACTCGGCGTAGGCGGCGCCTTGGGGGTTTTCGTTGTGGTGCGTGTTGATGTTGCCGGCGTTGGCGCGGGAGATGGCGATGCCGTGGGGGATGAGGGCGAGGATGTAGTAGAGGGGGATGGAGATTAGGGCTGTGGTGGGAGGAAGGGAGGGTTAGCTAGGTTctgggaggagaggtggatTGGGTTGAGCGTCGTGAAGAGGGTGTGGGTAGGACTTACGGATGTTGTAGGACGACATTTTGGCTGTTTCTTGCGGGAAGGTCAAGTTCTGAGTGATGTtgaaggaaggagaagatgtctgtgaggaggagagtgagaTGGAGCGTTGGGCACAAGTGGCCTACCTTAGTTAATATTTTGGACGATGACGGAGTGGCCTGACGTTTTGGAGAGCGTTCCTCGGTGCGAGCTCCAGTCCAATGGCCCGACAACAAGGAACGAGCTCTCGGATCGGCGTTGGTGGGGAGGGCAACGTTCAAGCCACACGACAACCTGGTTGCAGTCAGATCAACTCATCAACTCTCACCAAGCACCAGTCTGGGGATATCGACTTCATTCTGGTCCTTTCTACCGTAGACGAGCAAATGCCTTGGACTGTTCAGCACACAGATGCGCGATCGTGGTGCACTGAACCCTGACCATGTTCATCCCGGTGATGGCATGGAAGACATGCATGCAAGAGCTCAAAGCCGGACCCCACTTGAGGAAGATGTCACCAAGGCTCAGCACTTCGAACGACTGCGAACATCCTTCAAACATTCTCTTGCACAGAAATCGCTGCAGCTTCTGTACGAAGAATCATCTCTCTCCAGCCACTTCGGCAGAGGAGCTCTTCCCGAAAGCCAACATGCAACCCCGCACTCCTCCATGCACTTCCAAGGTAGCACACCATCCCGCCCAAGTCATGCACATTGGTCGACTCACGATACTTTTCGTCTTGCGCCGAGCATTGGCAGGGCTGCTTTCTCTCGACCAGTGTTGCATTGATTGAACACCTTTCCTACTCTCACACAACAGTGTCGAAGCAGTCATCTCGTGAGAGAGCACTTCTGAAAACATGCTGTCCTTCctcaccatcatcgccggGCTCGCCGCATTCGCCCCGCTTGCCCACGCACAAGATGATCCCGAATACACCGTCTGGTCGTCCGTCGTCCTCACCCGCACAGGAGAACGTACACCCGATATGATCACCGACTCGCCGACCGTCTTGACTTCAATCGGAGCAAATCAAGCATATGCTGCCGGCGAATTCTTCCGCAATCGTTATATCGATTCAAATTCCACCGACAATAGCACGAATGGGGTTGGCACTGCTCGAGCGCCGATACGAGGACTGAATGCCGATACATACGATTCTCTACAGACTTGGGTCTTGACAAGAGATCAACAATACTTGAGTGCGACTGCTCAGGCCTTCCTTCAAGGTTTATATCCTCCACGGTCTCCAAGTGCAGATCCCAACGACATCACAGCGGACGACACATATGTGAGTACTCGAACCCATCAAACAGCACGTCTTCATCTAACCGATTCCCCAAGATCACCGGCCCTCTCAACGGCTACCAATACCCCTTCATCCAAGCCGCGAGCGACCTCGACCCAAACTACATCTACCTCGACGCAACCCACCAATGCCCCTCCTTCACCCGCTCCGTCCGCCAACTCCGCTCGAACACCCAATTCAGCACGACCcaaacctcctcctcatccctcTACACCACCCTCGGcaacgccttctcctccgtcctcgacctccaaTACTGGAACTACCGCAACGCCTACGCCCTCTACGATTACCTCCGCCACCAAAACGCCCACAACAGCACCGCCCGcaccatcctctccaacctcctcaccaacaactcatccaccaccgacccgctctccaccctccgctccctcgCCGACGCCCAACAATCCGCTCAACTCGCCAATCTCACAGCTTACAACCCCGCGACCTCCATCACCGGCTACCGCGCCCATTCGGGAAGCATCTCAACCATAGCGGGCAActtcctcgcctcctccatcctcacTTCCCTTTCCACCGCCCTCCGCACCTCCACAACCTCGAATAAACTCACCCTGCTCTTCACCGACTACACACCCTTCACCTCCTTTTTCGCCCTCGCCTCTCTCCCGTCCCAATCCTCCAATTTCACCGGCCTGCCCAGTTTCGCCGCAAGCATGGTCTTCGAAGTCTTCTCATACCTCAACGCGTCCAACAGCACCATTCCCCCCATCGAAGATCTCCGCgtccgcttcctcttccgcaACGGAACGGACGACGGGGAGAGATTCCTTAGTTACCCACTTTTCGGCCGACCGAAGGCGCAAGCGGATATGTCCTGGCCGGACTTCGCCTCTGCGATGCGCGACATCGCGATCGACGACGTGAGTAGCTGGTGCGACATCTGCGGTGCTACTCGATACGATGCGTGGATTTGTGCGGCGAATGACTTTGGCGACGGGGGGGATGGGTATACTGAGGGGATGGAGAGACGCGAGCGGGAGGGTCTCAGTCCCGTGGTATCGGGCATCATCGGCGCGATCGTAGCACTCGCTGTTGCGGGACTAATTTTCGGGGCTGTAATGCTCCTCGCCGGGCTACGACTTCATAGGAGAgacgcctcctcctccagcagcgGCGGTGGACGGAAGAGTTCGCTGGGAGGATTCAAAGGCGGGCGGAAGATGGCTAGTGATCAGGACTTGACGATTCCGAAGGGTGGGGGAGCGGGGGCGACGGTCGTGGTAGGGGTGGGACATGAACGGGTGGGGAGTTGGGAGTTGGGAAAGGCGGATgtggggagggaggttgGGAGTGCGAGGCCGAGTTTGCAGAGTGGGAGGCCGAGTAtggaggagagagggagggaTGCGTTTGTGGATGATTTGAAGCCTGTGGTGCCGCATGAGAGGGTGtagaggaggggaggggtgGGGAGATGTGAGGTATGACTTGAATGTGATAAATGATATACCTCTCAGACTCGGTCAATTGTGACCGGAACTCGTTCAACGTAGGTCTTATCTCGACATCACAGTCAGATCTTGCTGCGCTCAGGCATGTGTAGCGCATTTCACGGAGCGAGCTGTCTGGCACAAGGCTTCCGCTTTTAGCTCTCGATATCAAAGCATAGCATTTTGTCAAGTTGGTTGCTACTGACCTATTCACAAGTCCATATGCCCTTCTGTCCACAATTTGGCTTCAATGCAAGTTGGAACGCCGTGAACGCCGATGCTCTTTCGCCTGATGCACCAGTTCGTGAACTCGAGCGGTATGGAGAGTCGCTGTTTCGCGCGATGCGCTTTCATCGTTTTGCGCAGGCATCCTCCATCAACCGCCGTCCGCATCGTCGTCTCCACCGACCTTCActcgcttcttcttgttcttcttctctgTCCTGCGCCTTCGTAGCGCGTAGTCGTCTTCAATGCTCTTGGTCGTGTCTCCAGCCGCAGTCCGTTCTAGCCATCCATAGCCGTATCTCCATTCGTTCCCTTGGGGTTATACGCCGAAATCCACAACACGTTGTTGCACCTGCACATCCTCGTCAGCAAAGAATTCTCCGTGTTCCGCCCTCAtgccctcctccctccctcatcctcccccctcccctccccttGCAcccccatcctcctctccctcctcccctccccatCCCCCCTCCCCCCAAAAAAGCTTAAAACCCTCAAAGAAAAACATACCTTATCAAAACCTGCCCCAAATCCCCCTGTTCGTCGCCATCCTTCCACTCCTTCGCATTCCCCAACTGCACATTCATATAGCTGTCCACAGAAACCAGTCTTCCCGTGTATTCCTGTCCCCACTTGATGCGGATGAGGACGTCTTGGTTGACCAGGGCTTGCAGCATGGGGCGGGGGTTGAGGGGGATGAACTGTTGAGGACTTCGGGTTAGTGACTGAGAGAGGatgggggaggagggggggAAGGGGGGCATGGGGGCATGGGGGCAtgaggggaggggaggacGGACGCTCATTTTTGCGGTTGTGTTGATTGTGGTGTGGGTTGTTTCGTGGTGGTGTGGACAGAGGTGGTGGGCGTTGGTAAGTTTTGAGATGCGCGCCGGTGAGATGGATTTTTGGCGCAAGACGAGATTCGAGCTGGGCACGTGACCGAGAATTTATAGGCGACAGGAAGATGCTCACTTTTGACGAGCTTCACGCCGGGCATTATTCCCGATGGACTACTACACTGTGTTGATTCACGTTGGACGGCCGGCATCTTCGGTCTCAAAAATGACAATCGGTCAGCAACAGCAGGATATTCGCCAACATATAATCTATCGGATTCCTGCGCCATCTTTCCCAAAAAATGCCCATGCGCAATGCATAAGCACGAATGCACGCGCATCGCAAATACGAACTTCATAGCAGTGGTACTCCTCCCCATTTCATTCGCCGTGTCACAACTCATACACagccctcctctcctcaacctctctctctctccatcTAAGCCTCGAACTCCTTCACACTGTCATTCATCTTACCCGGCACGAGCGCCAAAGGCACGATCCCGGAGACGTGCATCTCCGGACCGAACACGTGCATGTTGAGATCCAACTCTTTGCCCACGGCCTTGATGTTCTTGAGACCTTCCTGGTAATTGGGACCGGCGCGACGGACCCAGATTTGGACCTTGTGCTCGTTGAGGAGGGGTGCGACTTCGCGGATGGCGCGGATGACGCCCTTGAATGTGCTGGCGACCTGGGATTGATTTGTTAGTTGAGTCTTGAGGAACTGTGGCCACAGGAGTTTTACTCACATTGGTGAAGTTGGCGATACCACCACCGATGAAGAGAATCTTGCCCTCGGGGTGTTGCGGTGCGCGGAGCATGAGGTCGAAGACGGTGCGTGCGTAGTGGAAAGTCTGAGTCTCGGTGGGAGCACCAGAGTACTCGCCGTAGTTGGCGAGCTCGGAAGCGAAACCAGCGGATGCAATGGCATCAGCATACACAACGGAAGCACCACCTCCAGCGACCAATGTCCACACGCGACCTTGCGAGTTCAAGATGGTGAGCTTGAGTGAAGCACCAGTCTTTGCGTCCATCTCAGCAATGTAGGCCTCCTCCTTGCTCATCTCACGTCCGAATGGAGCTGGGAATTCGAGTGGTGGACCAGCGTCGATCTGAACTTTGGAGTCTTTTGATGCGATGACTGGGATTCCGAGAGCAGCTGGTGAACGAGCAATGGCCCACTTCACACCACATTCGAACTCTGCGGTTTGATCGATCTTCGCGGCCAAGTCGAGGAAGTGCACCTCCGCGGAGGTCTTGTCTGCGTTGGGAATGGCGACCAATGGGTTGATCTCGAGGTATGTGAACTGGCAGTCGACGTAGACGGCGTAGAGGCGGGAGATGAAGTCGATCAGAACGGGGTGGACACCCTTGGGCACCTTGGAGAGGAGACCCTCTGCGATCTTCTCGTTGCTGGGGAATTCGGACAGATCGACCGGGATGAGGAGCTTCTCGGCCTTTTCGTCGACATCACCAACGTCCACACCACCCTCGTGGTAGAACAGAATCCAGTCTCCCTGCGTTATCTTGTCAGCTGAGGGTCTCTACCACGGAATCTCAGAAAATCTCACCTCGCGAACAgagttgatgttgatgtagTACTCCGTCTCTTGCGGGTGAGGCACAAATGGCTCCACGAGGAAGTTCCTCAACGCACCCTCAACATGCTCCACCTGTTGAATCTTGTTCGCGCGTTCCGCAATCCACTCTTTAGCCTCCGCCCATGTTGCGTTCAGCTTCAGCAGTCCCGACTTGCCTCGTCGCTTGATGAGCATGTCTGGCTTCGCAACGAATTTGGCACCGGattggaggaggaatggGTATTTGGCCTCGGCCGCGTCGAGCACTCCTCGAACATCGTCGCCGTCTGCGAATGTGATGGTTGCGAGTTTGGCGGGTGGGTTGTGGGTGGTGGAcggagggagaggagtcgGCTTGATGACAGGTGCGCGCGTGAGGTGGTAGTTGAGGATGGCCTTGCCGTCGGCCTCGAGGATGGATTTGGCGGACATGGtgggagaggtcgaggaggtggTTTATGAGCTGCTGAAGCGGATTTCTCGTCAGTGATTGGACTCGTAGCTGCTGTCACTTGGTTGAGCAAAGGAATGCTGTAGCGAGGAAATCTTTGCAGGGGAACAGCTCGAGCGGAGAATGCAGCTGGGTGAGAGAGCTTCGGGACGTTTCAGCAGCAAAGACGATACCAGGTAAGGATTCGGGCGGTGGAATCTTGCGGTTTCTGCGGTGAATCCGTCGGAGGTCCGAAGCTGAAATCTTTGGTGCTGCTCGTGCTGGTGATCCTGCTGCTTACTTCGGAATTgatcttgctgctgctggttgTCTCGTGGTGGTGtgaatgtcgtcgtcggagtgTGATGGCATTGGAGGAATTCCGGACTAAAAACAGagggcaaggtgggctgtTTGGGACTTACGCTGAGCTTGGATATCCGACTCGTGAGGCTGTCTCGGTTTCACGGGGTGTATGAAAGGTGTCGTGTGTATGAAGGTGATGTGGTATGAACAGAGGGTAGTCAAGAAGGCACGATAGAGGAAGTTGAAAGAACAATCGTGTCACAATGGATTCCACCCGACCTGCAGCTCTCTCGTCCTTCCCTTCTCTCAGCAACAATTCTTTCTCCCCACAAGCTCCGGAAGCTTTGGTTGAAGGCTGGCCCTGCCCTGCCCTGGATTTGGGGCGCGCGCTAAAATACCGTCCGTGCATATTGACGACTCCCGCGCCTCGGGGAATCCATCGGCCGTTGAATATCCTTGACCACAGAATCAAATGCGCCGACTCATATCGTCTCTGTCAACATTGCAATTCTTCGATCAAGACGACCTGGCACTTCGTCCTCAAGGGAAGATCAAGCATTGTCCTCGACCGAACAGCGGCATTGGAACAGTTCATGTTGAGAACTTGAGAGCTGCATCCAATCGGCATTCAAAGGTCCATATTCAAGGTACCCGGTACATACAAAAGTATATTGTACCAGCAGACCTGCGTCATCCAACTCGACAATTCATGCAATTGAACAGATTTCTCGCCGGTTGAACAGAGGAAGTACCACACTGGAGACGTCCCTCCCATCACACCGGGTTCCCCGGCAATCTCATGGGGTTGGCGGCAACATCGCCAATCTGTTCCAACTCAACAACCCGAATGCAGGTACAAACTATGGGGTGGTGATGGGCTGAAAGCGATAACGAGCAATAGGATCAACCACCAACCGTACTACGCCAACTTGGTAGAATGCTCGCGTGCTTGTCCGTAAGATTGGGCCGCAACTCTCCGTAGCAAATCGTACGTTTTCCGATGGTCATCTTGGACCATTCCTTCGGTGTTCACAGCTTGTTTCAATGATCAGAGTGAGGGAGTTGCAGTTCGGGCTTGACAGCGATATGCCCTGCAGGAGGACCTGCGGAGTCTCGTCAGACAGCTCTCAACCACGAGGAACAGATTCCTTCAGAGTCAACACGTATACAGAGTACAGCTGttctcttccttctgcaAGATTGTCTATAGGATGCCCATCGTTATCGCATATCAAAAAATAGCCAGGGGAGAAAACGCCGTGAAACCTTTCCTTCAGCCCACTTCCGGGCCGAAACGGCTCCCCTCGTGGTGGGCAGCTCCCGTCGGACGTTGGTGAGAAAGCCAAAGCTCCGTCTAGCGTCGGCAGGGATCTGCTCTGGAAAAAGAGGGTGAGGTCAACAGCGTTGCGGAGGGCTGCTTTGAATTGTCCGGCACGAGTCTCTCAATCTGCTTTCCATTGTTGTCCGACTTCCTTTACCACGGCCACCTCACTCCTCAATTCcgtcctctctctctctgtgACCGCGAATTGAAATAACACCCGTGAGTTGTTCCTCCCTCAAGCTGAGACGCACCTTGAAACGCGGTGCTCTCCTCGAAAAGTTGCCCAAGCCAAGAATCCGGAGCTCCAACCACGAACTTCTCATCTGCTTCTACACCTCAGCACTTGACACAACATCAGCGAGAGGATCATCAGAAGACAAACCGCTGACATTGATCTTCCCTCAGCTCACTCTCCCTCCAAATCCATACACCCTCATAGAGAGCTCATCATGGCTCCCGCAACCGCCAATGGCACCAATGGTGTCAATGGACACGACACCAACCTTTCCGCGAACGACAACATCCAGCGCTTTGCTGCTCCCAGCCGACCACTAAGCCCACAAGCCAACCACACTCTCTTCCACCCAAAGACGAGATGTTTCGTCTAGTGAGTTTGAGCTTCGAGGATTGCAAaatggcagcagcagcaggactAACACTCATGACAGCGGCATGCAGACGAAGGCTGTCCAGGGCATGCTCGATTTCGACTTCATCTGCAAGCGCAAGACGCCTTCAGTGGCTGGAATCATCTACACATTCGGCGGCCAGTTCGTCAGCAAGATGTGAGCATCCAGTGATTcgcaccacctccaccacctcaatCTGACTCTCCTCCAGGTACTGGGGAACATCCGAGACCCTCCTCCCCGTCTACCAAACCGTCGAGCAGGCCATGTCCAAGCACAGCGATGTCGACTGCGTGGTCAACTTTGCCTCCTCCCGATCCGTCTACACCTCCACCATGGAGCTTCTCGAATTCCCACAAATCAAGTCgatcgccatcatcgccgagGGTGTGCCAGAGCGTCGTGCTCGTGAGATTCTGCACGTGGCCAAGAAGAAGGGTGTCACAATCATTGGACCGGCCACAG
It encodes the following:
- a CDS encoding uncharacterized protein (hypothetical fungal conserved protein. Unknown function. Secreted. acidic, pI 5.37) is translated as MLSFLTIIAGLAAFAPLAHAQDDPEYTVWSSVVLTRTGERTPDMITDSPTVLTSIGANQAYAAGEFFRNRYIDSNSTDNSTNGVGTARAPIRGLNADTYDSLQTWVLTRDQQYLSATAQAFLQGLYPPRSPSADPNDITADDTYITGPLNGYQYPFIQAASDLDPNYIYLDATHQCPSFTRSVRQLRSNTQFSTTQTSSSSLYTTLGNAFSSVLDLQYWNYRNAYALYDYLRHQNAHNSTARTILSNLLTNNSSTTDPLSTLRSLADAQQSAQLANLTAYNPATSITGYRAHSGSISTIAGNFLASSILTSLSTALRTSTTSNKLTLLFTDYTPFTSFFALASLPSQSSNFTGLPSFAASMVFEVFSYLNASNSTIPPIEDLRVRFLFRNGTDDGERFLSYPLFGRPKAQADMSWPDFASAMRDIAIDDVSSWCDICGATRYDAWICAANDFGDGGDGYTEGMERREREGLSPVVSGIIGAIVALAVAGLIFGAVMLLAGLRLHRRDASSSSSGGGRKSSLGGFKGGRKMASDQDLTIPKGGGAGATVVVGVGHERVGSWELGKADVGREVGSARPSLQSGRPSMEERGRDAFVDDLKPVVPHERV